The following are encoded in a window of Natrinema sp. HArc-T2 genomic DNA:
- a CDS encoding MaoC family dehydratase: protein MDSDTVYLEDISAGATIHCGEVTVSADEIVEFAQQFDPLPIHTDPEAASESRYEGLIASGYHTLSLSVRLLVEEVRSDRAVIAGIGIDNVRWHAPVRPGDTLAVETTIVETRPSESDPTTGIVHEEISVLNQSGTEVLSLENRELVERRE from the coding sequence ATGGATAGCGATACGGTCTATCTCGAGGACATCTCCGCCGGAGCGACGATTCACTGCGGCGAGGTGACGGTTTCTGCTGACGAAATCGTCGAGTTTGCCCAGCAGTTCGATCCGCTTCCCATCCATACCGACCCGGAAGCAGCGTCCGAAAGTCGGTACGAGGGCCTCATTGCCAGCGGCTACCATACACTTTCCCTGTCGGTTCGGCTGCTCGTCGAGGAGGTTCGCAGCGACCGGGCCGTCATCGCTGGCATCGGGATCGACAACGTCCGATGGCACGCGCCGGTTCGCCCGGGCGATACGCTCGCCGTCGAGACGACGATCGTCGAGACGCGGCCCTCCGAGAGCGACCCAACGACCGGAATCGTCCACGAGGAGATTTCGGTGCTGAACCAGTCCGGGACCGAAGTGCTCTCGCTCGAGAACCGCGAACTGGTCGAGCGACGCGAGTGA
- a CDS encoding UbiD family decarboxylase, producing MTISSLRQYIQRLETRDELHRITEPVSWNLEASAVTMLLNEEDSSVPLFENVEAARLIGDPYRGSQRRPWDRIALGLELPTDLSYREYYESVIERLKNPVEPVTVAADDAPCKDVIQTGDDVDLLDFPWPYIHAGDGGRYSNLHTLIAPDPDSEWVDWSYHRSMIHDSETASVLLLAGEQTPNMYYYKYERRNEPMPVAIAVGVEPAVQYASVMWIPTGRNEAEYAGGLKQGPVELVPCETNDLLVPATAELIIEGEILPDERRDEGPFGDYFGYMNGPRRSMPLFRVTGITHQTDPILPFCVEGVGVGHTENTTSSMEVGCVGPDATLGLRTAGFDVECCAPWKSTPRTVYAISTEKTNPSYLHDMANFIFTTWGMLHVDFFIFVDADVNPLDQRAVLEALALHADPDTDFHQFGVETMPKVPLNIYQTPTEKGDVQTGTSKAKTSKAYIDATSTESERESRDTDDVERKYRAQKILKRAGIESETFSFIEPGDSAQ from the coding sequence ATGACGATCAGTAGTCTTCGGCAGTACATCCAGCGACTCGAGACACGAGATGAGTTACATCGAATCACGGAACCGGTCTCATGGAATTTAGAGGCTAGTGCTGTCACGATGCTGTTAAACGAAGAAGACAGTAGCGTGCCACTGTTCGAAAACGTCGAGGCAGCGCGGCTCATCGGCGATCCGTATCGGGGATCACAGCGCAGGCCATGGGATCGAATCGCGCTCGGACTGGAATTACCGACAGACCTATCATATCGTGAATATTATGAATCGGTTATCGAGCGGTTGAAAAATCCGGTCGAGCCTGTCACGGTCGCTGCCGATGACGCGCCGTGTAAGGATGTCATCCAGACGGGAGACGACGTTGACCTGTTGGATTTTCCCTGGCCGTACATTCACGCGGGTGACGGTGGCCGGTATTCGAATCTCCATACGCTTATTGCACCTGACCCAGACTCCGAGTGGGTCGACTGGTCGTACCACCGATCGATGATTCACGATAGCGAGACGGCCAGCGTGCTCTTGCTTGCGGGTGAACAGACGCCGAATATGTACTATTACAAGTACGAGCGGCGAAACGAGCCGATGCCAGTCGCGATCGCCGTTGGCGTCGAACCTGCCGTTCAGTATGCGTCTGTCATGTGGATCCCGACGGGCCGGAACGAGGCGGAGTACGCGGGCGGGTTGAAACAGGGACCGGTTGAACTCGTTCCCTGTGAAACGAACGATCTCTTGGTTCCAGCGACGGCAGAACTTATCATTGAGGGTGAGATTCTTCCCGATGAACGGCGCGACGAAGGGCCGTTTGGCGACTATTTCGGGTATATGAATGGGCCCCGACGGTCGATGCCGCTGTTCCGAGTGACGGGTATTACCCACCAGACGGATCCGATACTGCCGTTCTGTGTCGAAGGGGTCGGGGTCGGACATACGGAAAACACGACCAGTTCGATGGAGGTCGGCTGCGTCGGCCCGGACGCAACGCTCGGGCTTCGAACGGCCGGGTTCGACGTCGAATGCTGTGCACCGTGGAAATCGACGCCGAGAACGGTGTACGCGATCTCGACCGAGAAAACCAACCCCAGCTATCTCCACGATATGGCGAACTTCATCTTCACGACATGGGGGATGCTCCACGTCGACTTCTTCATATTCGTCGATGCCGACGTCAACCCGCTCGATCAGCGAGCAGTTCTCGAGGCGCTTGCGTTACATGCGGATCCGGATACGGACTTTCACCAGTTCGGTGTTGAAACGATGCCGAAAGTGCCGCTGAACATCTATCAAACGCCGACCGAGAAGGGCGACGTTCAGACTGGGACGTCGAAAGCAAAAACATCGAAAGCGTACATCGACGCGACGAGTACGGAGTCCGAACGCGAGAGCCGCGATACCGACGACGTGGAGCGTAAATATCGGGCGCAAAAAATACTCAAACGAGCCGGTATCGAGTCGGAGACGTTCTCGTTTATTGAGCCAGGAGACTCAGCGCAATGA
- a CDS encoding UbiD family decarboxylase — MTAVRQHLDRLSETDDLITITEHVHWDGMVAEVASEAIQHNCPVTLFENTSGAVRLASGVYGGADQFASKDQQPWQRITQALDLGADCSYSELIERLAQWNSASIDDQFTDEAEATVRNDTDLYGLGLPTTSDGTPLMSLGLLVVEKDGITTWAPIKGQAQRSRTLRVSVPKAFAEWCPPQADASVVLGVSAAPLIAALQGWTQVQTTPAVPKLAAGLTDVSLTSIGSRTVPADAEVRIDGHMSIGPETEPDDNVTKAAWELACETETITIETDTIALREQPTVPFTPLGEPLTDDLHLLCLVETAKLFRRVNNYWGASPVEWIQIPVEGRLGFCIVSSEILYAGFEWQLANTLFSFSDLFDKVLVLDEQADPTNLARSLDDMWVKAHPANDWTFSEPNASRATAPVYRPDENGSQLYINATWDPRWDEEYIAPRVTFETTFSENVLESIADRWNELGLGELLDKQEIGDVHE, encoded by the coding sequence ATGACAGCAGTACGACAGCATCTTGATCGACTCAGCGAAACGGACGATCTGATCACCATTACGGAACACGTTCACTGGGACGGCATGGTTGCCGAGGTCGCAAGCGAGGCGATACAGCATAACTGTCCCGTCACGCTGTTCGAGAACACATCCGGCGCAGTACGGCTTGCGAGTGGCGTTTACGGTGGTGCTGACCAGTTCGCCAGTAAAGACCAACAGCCGTGGCAACGAATTACGCAAGCACTTGACCTCGGTGCGGACTGTTCGTACAGCGAGTTGATCGAGCGGCTAGCACAGTGGAACTCGGCCAGCATCGACGATCAGTTCACCGATGAGGCGGAAGCGACAGTTCGTAACGATACTGACCTCTACGGCCTCGGTCTGCCGACGACCAGCGACGGAACGCCGCTCATGTCTCTCGGCCTTCTCGTCGTCGAGAAAGACGGCATCACGACCTGGGCACCGATCAAGGGACAAGCCCAGCGAAGCAGAACGCTTCGAGTATCTGTTCCGAAAGCCTTCGCGGAGTGGTGTCCGCCACAGGCAGATGCAAGCGTCGTGCTCGGCGTCTCGGCTGCTCCACTTATTGCGGCGCTGCAGGGATGGACACAGGTACAGACGACGCCTGCCGTCCCGAAACTGGCAGCAGGATTGACAGACGTTTCCCTGACATCGATCGGCTCGCGGACCGTTCCGGCAGACGCTGAGGTTCGCATCGACGGCCACATGAGCATCGGACCCGAGACCGAACCCGATGACAACGTAACAAAGGCAGCGTGGGAACTCGCGTGTGAGACCGAAACAATCACGATCGAAACCGACACGATTGCGCTCCGCGAGCAGCCGACCGTTCCGTTTACACCACTCGGTGAACCGCTGACCGACGATCTCCACCTACTGTGTCTCGTCGAGACGGCGAAACTCTTTCGACGCGTCAACAATTACTGGGGTGCCTCACCAGTCGAATGGATCCAGATCCCGGTCGAAGGGCGGCTTGGCTTCTGTATCGTCTCGAGTGAAATTCTCTATGCGGGATTCGAGTGGCAACTGGCGAACACGCTCTTTTCGTTTTCCGATCTGTTCGACAAAGTACTCGTATTAGACGAACAGGCGGATCCGACGAATCTTGCTCGCTCGCTCGACGATATGTGGGTCAAAGCCCATCCTGCCAACGACTGGACATTCAGCGAACCGAACGCCTCACGCGCAACCGCCCCCGTCTATCGTCCCGACGAGAACGGATCGCAGCTCTATATCAACGCCACGTGGGATCCACGATGGGACGAAGAGTACATCGCGCCCCGCGTTACCTTCGAGACGACGTTTTCGGAGAACGTACTCGAATCGATTGCCGACAGGTGGAACGAGTTGGGCCTTGGTGAACTCCTCGACAAGCAGGAAATTGGTGACGTCCATGAATGA
- a CDS encoding MBL fold metallo-hydrolase, producing MNDTIRIPVGNGSPEGTNSAYVLPDRGVVIDPGPPSEAAWDALRDGITDAGLALEDVEHVLVTHWHIDHAGLTARLADRANATVHAHRNDAPLIGEYATARPQRLRRDRQVLAQWGVPESIRTGVLDRDTPSPLPDSFPVVRHDDGETIAGVELVHTPGHTSGHSSLRTSDAVFLGDLLLPTYTPNVGGSDTRLEDPLGRYLSSLHRLDSAPKDGLPGHGTPLEIATAIDEVKRHHRERARAAFRALATPEPAAQTPWDVAQALFGEMRGIHAKFGAGEATAHLQRLAELGIVDRLEGTPTRYRPSVDAYPAELSLTP from the coding sequence ATGAATGATACTATCCGAATTCCGGTCGGCAACGGCTCGCCAGAAGGAACGAATAGCGCATATGTCCTTCCGGACCGTGGCGTCGTCATTGACCCCGGGCCACCGTCCGAGGCGGCGTGGGACGCTCTTCGAGACGGGATTACTGACGCTGGCCTCGCACTCGAGGACGTCGAACACGTCCTCGTCACCCATTGGCACATCGATCACGCCGGCCTGACAGCCCGGCTCGCAGACCGTGCGAACGCGACAGTACACGCCCACCGGAACGATGCACCGTTGATCGGCGAGTACGCGACCGCTCGCCCACAGCGGCTTCGCCGTGACCGGCAGGTACTCGCGCAGTGGGGAGTGCCGGAATCGATCCGAACTGGCGTGCTGGATCGTGATACGCCGTCGCCGCTGCCCGACTCGTTCCCTGTCGTTCGACACGACGACGGCGAGACTATCGCCGGTGTCGAACTCGTTCACACGCCCGGACATACGAGCGGGCACAGCTCGCTACGGACGAGCGACGCGGTATTCCTCGGTGATCTGTTGTTACCGACGTATACCCCGAACGTCGGCGGCAGCGATACGCGACTCGAGGATCCGCTTGGGCGCTACCTGTCGTCGCTTCACCGTCTCGACTCGGCCCCGAAAGACGGACTCCCGGGGCATGGAACGCCACTCGAGATCGCGACCGCGATCGACGAGGTGAAACGTCACCATCGAGAGCGAGCCAGAGCAGCCTTTCGTGCACTCGCGACGCCAGAGCCAGCGGCACAGACGCCGTGGGACGTCGCACAAGCGTTGTTCGGAGAGATGCGCGGTATCCACGCGAAATTCGGTGCAGGCGAGGCGACCGCACATCTGCAGCGGCTCGCCGAACTGGGGATCGTCGACCGTCTCGAGGGAACACCGACTCGCTATCGTCCGAGCGTTGACGCGTACCCAGCAGAGCTATCCTTGACACCGTAG
- a CDS encoding enoyl-CoA hydratase/isomerase family protein yields the protein MQLQSFDELELEYFTTEVTDHVGVLRLNRPPANAHDIDVLLELQRAVESIRFDENVRAVLFGSENEKFFSTGFDIQELAEESGRQVGYASQTSKEVMMKIRSTDTIFIAMVNGHCMGGGLELALACDFRYVGNDDGYNIGMPEISLGLIAGEAGTQLLPRYIDRSEALEMMLTGETFTPEEATEKGIFDKIFPPSEIEDAAFDFARELVEKPSVAVGNNKLAVNEGLEMPLQDALVHERELQNRLLGSDVAEEGVSAFLEDREPDFLGVELGDKEPGAEE from the coding sequence ATGCAACTCCAATCGTTCGACGAGCTTGAACTGGAGTACTTCACAACGGAAGTAACCGACCACGTTGGTGTGCTCCGTCTCAACCGACCACCGGCAAACGCACACGACATTGACGTCCTGCTCGAGCTGCAGCGTGCTGTCGAGTCCATCCGATTCGACGAGAACGTCCGCGCTGTGCTCTTCGGAAGCGAGAACGAGAAGTTCTTCTCGACCGGCTTCGACATCCAGGAGCTGGCCGAGGAGTCCGGCCGCCAGGTCGGCTACGCGAGCCAGACGAGCAAGGAAGTCATGATGAAGATCCGCTCGACCGACACGATCTTCATCGCGATGGTCAACGGTCACTGTATGGGTGGTGGCCTCGAGCTTGCACTCGCCTGTGACTTCCGCTACGTCGGCAACGACGACGGCTATAACATCGGAATGCCCGAGATCAGCCTCGGTCTCATCGCTGGCGAGGCGGGGACCCAGCTCCTGCCCCGGTACATCGACCGGTCTGAGGCACTCGAGATGATGCTCACCGGTGAGACGTTCACGCCGGAAGAGGCAACCGAGAAAGGGATCTTCGACAAGATCTTCCCGCCGTCGGAGATCGAAGACGCTGCCTTCGACTTCGCCCGAGAACTCGTCGAAAAGCCGAGCGTCGCGGTCGGCAACAACAAGCTCGCGGTCAACGAAGGCCTCGAGATGCCGCTGCAGGACGCACTGGTCCACGAGCGCGAGCTCCAGAACCGACTGCTCGGCTCCGATGTCGCAGAGGAAGGTGTCTCCGCGTTCCTCGAGGACCGCGAACCGGACTTCCTGGGCGTCGAACTCGGCGACAAGGAACCCGGCGCTGAAGAGTAA
- a CDS encoding Phenylacetic acid catabolic protein: protein MSDWPDQAVDYVQAIHDTKLVLGFRYGQWSLAGPTLEDDIGGSSAAQEEIGHVRQLANELEAQGRDDDWLKGQRDPDEFANAASIDQIDGEWTSYIASIAPADRAAWYLLDAIDQDDLDGLITKMGEDEYFHLEYHDARLETLADEDPETIQQTLEKTLPQALAFIGPAAYDDAEDPLLEAGFTDRSIADIRESFIEHYQNLFADTAVSLDAVDWDAPASEEWDETRRRVDSGSISETELKQIRGEENELFALN from the coding sequence ATGAGTGACTGGCCCGACCAAGCGGTCGACTACGTGCAGGCGATCCACGACACGAAACTCGTCCTCGGCTTCCGATACGGCCAATGGAGTCTCGCAGGTCCTACGCTCGAGGACGACATCGGTGGCTCGAGTGCTGCACAGGAAGAAATCGGCCACGTCCGGCAACTGGCCAACGAACTGGAAGCGCAGGGCCGCGACGACGACTGGCTGAAAGGACAGCGCGACCCGGACGAATTCGCAAACGCCGCGTCTATCGATCAGATCGATGGCGAGTGGACCTCGTACATCGCCTCGATTGCGCCCGCAGATCGCGCCGCATGGTATCTGCTCGACGCGATCGATCAGGACGATCTGGACGGCCTGATCACCAAGATGGGTGAAGACGAGTACTTCCATCTCGAGTATCACGATGCGCGCCTCGAAACCCTCGCTGACGAGGACCCCGAGACGATCCAGCAGACCCTCGAAAAGACGCTGCCACAGGCACTGGCCTTCATCGGGCCGGCAGCATACGACGACGCGGAGGATCCACTGCTCGAGGCTGGCTTTACGGATCGATCGATCGCCGACATCCGTGAGTCGTTCATCGAGCACTACCAGAACCTGTTCGCGGACACGGCTGTCTCGCTCGACGCTGTCGACTGGGACGCACCCGCGTCCGAGGAGTGGGACGAAACGCGACGACGAGTTGACAGCGGGTCGATCAGTGAGACGGAACTCAAACAGATCCGAGGCGAGGAGAACGAACTGTTCGCACTGAACTGA
- a CDS encoding phenylacetic acid degradation PaaB family protein, translating into MKYEVFARLNAGDQTTYIGNVTAQSDKLAQMYAHNTFDEEDWDYLAVVRENDVHEVNPDAQPTPEVAPNE; encoded by the coding sequence ATGAAATACGAAGTCTTCGCACGACTCAACGCCGGTGACCAGACGACCTACATCGGTAACGTCACCGCACAGAGCGACAAACTCGCACAGATGTACGCACACAATACGTTCGATGAAGAAGACTGGGATTACCTTGCTGTCGTCAGAGAGAACGACGTCCACGAAGTAAATCCTGACGCACAACCCACGCCCGAGGTGGCTCCCAATGAGTGA
- a CDS encoding metal-sulfur cluster assembly factor translates to MSSAQRNTSTADVSETSEFVEQRRADSTPFERELWDIIDEIPDPHIPVSIVEMAMIYDVRNNDGHVTVEMSFPCMGCPAYDMIHNDIRSCLSVIDGVDEVEIDVVWDPVWTKDMLTESVRKKMHEAGISL, encoded by the coding sequence ATGTCAAGCGCACAGCGAAACACCAGCACAGCGGACGTGTCCGAAACTAGTGAGTTCGTCGAGCAGCGACGCGCCGACTCGACGCCGTTCGAGCGGGAACTCTGGGACATCATCGACGAGATCCCCGATCCACACATCCCGGTCAGCATCGTCGAGATGGCGATGATCTACGACGTCCGAAACAACGATGGACACGTGACCGTCGAGATGAGTTTCCCCTGCATGGGCTGTCCGGCGTACGACATGATCCACAACGATATCCGGAGCTGTCTGTCGGTGATCGACGGCGTCGACGAGGTCGAGATCGACGTGGTCTGGGATCCCGTCTGGACGAAGGACATGCTCACCGAATCGGTTCGCAAAAAAATGCACGAGGCAGGCATCAGCCTGTAA
- a CDS encoding Phenylacetic acid catabolic protein, with amino-acid sequence MATDKQFKKELQNGRMIESTEEMTDGYKKALKQILLVSGDTELMSAPAYYDQSLNAPSLDARASCISVIQDELGHGHIAYRLLEDLGEDREELIYGREPHEFRNTYGFDQHIDNFAELVTAHGLFDRAGITLLGDVHENTSYAPWKRALTKVSKEEQFHLRHGETWMRRLANNSEKTREMLQDAVDWMFPIGVEWFGLPDDKKKHDEQLEYRIKGKSNDELRQDWLSRSMPFLTELDLDVPAHYDEEQEKYVLEYDMPIAFDADNKEWRYDEQISWDDVIDRWRGRGPANEKYVNLIQSGTVEVEV; translated from the coding sequence ATGGCAACAGACAAGCAATTCAAAAAAGAGCTGCAGAACGGGCGAATGATCGAATCGACCGAGGAGATGACTGATGGGTACAAGAAGGCCCTCAAGCAGATCCTGCTGGTCTCGGGCGATACGGAACTGATGAGCGCACCCGCGTACTACGACCAGTCGCTCAACGCGCCGTCGCTCGACGCACGCGCATCGTGTATCAGCGTCATCCAGGACGAGCTCGGCCACGGTCACATCGCCTATCGCCTGCTCGAGGACCTGGGCGAAGACCGTGAGGAGCTCATCTACGGGCGCGAACCCCACGAGTTCCGCAACACCTACGGGTTCGACCAGCACATCGACAACTTCGCAGAGCTCGTGACGGCACACGGCCTGTTCGACCGAGCAGGGATCACTCTATTGGGCGACGTTCACGAGAATACCTCGTACGCGCCATGGAAACGCGCGCTCACGAAGGTCAGCAAGGAAGAGCAGTTCCACCTCCGCCATGGCGAGACGTGGATGCGCCGCCTCGCAAACAACAGCGAAAAGACCCGAGAGATGCTGCAGGACGCCGTCGACTGGATGTTCCCCATCGGCGTCGAATGGTTCGGCCTCCCGGACGACAAAAAGAAACACGACGAACAACTCGAGTACCGTATCAAGGGTAAGTCCAACGACGAGCTCCGACAGGACTGGCTCAGCCGATCGATGCCGTTCCTGACCGAACTCGATCTCGACGTCCCAGCTCACTACGACGAGGAGCAAGAGAAATACGTCCTCGAGTACGACATGCCGATCGCGTTCGACGCGGACAACAAGGAGTGGCGCTACGACGAGCAGATCTCGTGGGACGACGTCATCGATCGCTGGCGCGGTCGCGGACCGGCCAACGAGAAGTACGTCAACCTGATCCAATCCGGTACCGTCGAAGTCGAGGTCTAA
- a CDS encoding N-acetyltransferase family protein gives MTYQIRQANPDDGTELLELWHGFTSHLSEHDERYEHKETANDRWLQYFENQLVDSKYGTVIVAEHEESGDLVGVLEARIMGNHPIFRLQDHGYINGHFVEEAHRGNGVGAALLDEVHDWFTQSSKDIDFYRVDVIHGDDSSEAFYEANDFEPVEHVFERSIDQEQ, from the coding sequence ATGACGTACCAGATACGACAGGCGAACCCAGACGACGGCACCGAACTGCTGGAACTATGGCACGGATTTACGAGCCATCTCTCAGAGCACGATGAGCGATACGAACACAAAGAAACCGCCAACGATCGGTGGCTCCAGTACTTCGAAAACCAGCTCGTCGACTCGAAATACGGGACTGTCATCGTCGCGGAACATGAGGAGTCCGGTGACCTCGTCGGCGTGCTCGAGGCGCGTATCATGGGCAATCACCCGATTTTCCGGCTGCAGGACCACGGATACATCAACGGCCACTTCGTCGAGGAAGCCCATCGCGGCAACGGTGTCGGGGCTGCGTTGCTGGACGAAGTTCATGACTGGTTCACGCAGTCGTCGAAGGATATCGACTTCTACCGCGTCGATGTCATCCACGGCGACGACTCTTCCGAAGCGTTCTACGAGGCGAACGACTTCGAACCGGTCGAGCATGTCTTCGAACGGTCCATCGATCAGGAGCAGTGA
- a CDS encoding 2Fe-2S iron-sulfur cluster-binding protein has product MVESYTVEFVDEGQTIEVPANKPILEAAEEAGLTPPYQCRMGVCGVCSAMIVEDGEVDQTEGMFLSDSEKEEGYALTCIAKPRSDLRIRTDEGP; this is encoded by the coding sequence ATGGTCGAAAGTTATACTGTGGAGTTCGTCGACGAGGGACAGACGATCGAAGTACCAGCGAATAAGCCGATCCTCGAAGCAGCGGAAGAAGCCGGACTGACTCCCCCCTACCAGTGTCGGATGGGCGTTTGCGGGGTCTGCTCTGCCATGATCGTCGAAGACGGTGAGGTCGATCAGACGGAAGGGATGTTCCTGTCCGACAGCGAAAAAGAGGAAGGCTATGCCCTGACCTGTATCGCAAAGCCGCGATCGGACCTTCGTATCCGAACGGACGAAGGCCCCTGA
- a CDS encoding acyl-CoA synthetase, whose protein sequence is MQDGITEGYLPDESNTPEYIHAVPEAHYPQQINVADELVDRHVREGRGDNVAVYFEDRTLTYEELQQKVNSMGNALRDLGIEAGDRVVVRFPNRPEAIVSCLAAQKIGAVALPSMKLLRAKELEYIINNAEASAVVVYDDLLDEIENALPELETVDDIIVAERNGIDHSYHSYDGLIDDASDELEAYETERDDLALMLYTSGTTGRPKGAIHTHRNMLATADTYARYCIEPTEDDVFGGNPPLPFAYGFGDLVTFPLRFGASTSLVEDASPGDLLEAIENHGISVFCSIPTGYNQILSRHPDGPDEYDVSSLRLGLSAGEPLTPTTFENFKSEYGVEILDGIGTTEMLHIFISHRHDEEIDPNVTGYPVPGYECKIIDPNTGEELERGEPGHLAVRGPTGIEYWDRPEKQIGANKDGWSIPGDIFVQREDGRLEYKSRDDDLIISSGYNIPGPEVEAVVEEHESVSEVAVVGSPDDQRGEVVKAFVVLSDGVSGSDELVSELQNHVKNTLAPYKYPRKVEFCETLPRTETGKIRRTELREQEHS, encoded by the coding sequence ATGCAAGATGGTATCACAGAGGGGTACCTTCCAGACGAATCGAACACCCCTGAGTACATCCACGCGGTACCGGAAGCACACTATCCACAGCAAATCAACGTGGCCGACGAGCTGGTCGACCGTCACGTCCGCGAGGGACGCGGCGACAACGTTGCGGTCTACTTCGAAGATCGGACACTCACGTACGAGGAACTCCAGCAGAAGGTAAACAGCATGGGGAACGCGCTCCGTGACCTCGGTATCGAAGCCGGCGATCGGGTCGTCGTCCGGTTCCCCAATCGACCAGAGGCGATCGTCTCGTGTCTGGCAGCCCAGAAAATCGGTGCGGTCGCGCTCCCATCGATGAAGCTCTTGCGAGCAAAAGAACTCGAGTACATCATCAACAACGCCGAAGCGTCAGCCGTCGTCGTCTACGACGATCTCCTCGACGAAATCGAGAACGCGCTTCCCGAACTCGAGACCGTCGACGACATCATCGTTGCCGAACGCAACGGGATCGATCACAGCTATCACAGCTACGACGGTCTGATCGACGACGCCAGTGACGAACTCGAGGCCTACGAGACCGAGCGCGACGATCTCGCGTTGATGCTGTATACGAGCGGGACGACCGGGCGGCCAAAGGGTGCAATTCACACCCATCGGAACATGCTGGCCACCGCAGATACGTATGCCCGCTACTGTATCGAGCCGACGGAAGACGACGTCTTTGGTGGCAACCCACCGCTGCCCTTCGCGTACGGATTCGGTGACCTCGTGACGTTCCCGCTTCGGTTCGGTGCGAGTACGAGTCTCGTCGAAGATGCGTCTCCTGGCGACTTACTGGAAGCGATCGAAAATCACGGCATCTCGGTCTTCTGTTCGATTCCAACAGGATACAACCAGATCCTCTCACGACATCCGGACGGGCCTGATGAATACGATGTCTCGTCGCTTCGCCTCGGACTCAGTGCAGGTGAGCCGTTGACTCCAACGACGTTCGAGAATTTCAAATCCGAATACGGGGTCGAGATTCTTGACGGGATCGGGACGACGGAAATGCTGCACATCTTCATCAGCCACCGCCACGATGAGGAGATCGATCCGAACGTGACCGGCTACCCGGTCCCCGGATACGAGTGCAAGATCATCGATCCCAACACTGGCGAAGAGCTGGAACGCGGTGAACCAGGTCACCTCGCGGTTCGCGGTCCAACTGGTATCGAATACTGGGACCGACCTGAAAAACAGATCGGGGCGAACAAGGACGGCTGGTCGATTCCGGGCGACATCTTCGTCCAGCGTGAGGACGGTCGACTCGAGTACAAGTCCCGTGACGACGATCTCATTATCTCGAGTGGGTACAACATCCCCGGACCCGAAGTTGAGGCAGTTGTCGAAGAACACGAATCGGTCTCCGAGGTCGCCGTCGTCGGCAGTCCGGACGACCAACGCGGTGAAGTCGTGAAAGCGTTCGTCGTCCTGAGCGACGGTGTCTCCGGTAGTGACGAACTGGTCTCGGAACTCCAAAACCACGTCAAGAACACCCTTGCGCCGTACAAGTATCCGCGCAAGGTCGAGTTCTGTGAGACTCTTCCGCGGACGGAGACCGGAAAGATCCGTCGGACGGAACTGCGGGAACAAGAGCACAGCTAA